One window from the genome of Crassostrea angulata isolate pt1a10 chromosome 2, ASM2561291v2, whole genome shotgun sequence encodes:
- the LOC128170674 gene encoding uncharacterized protein LOC128170674, with amino-acid sequence MAETMMTQQIQRSINTRSEDLITTRRCGYFEQDNLDVITKPKSTQSEDLYRSRRFGYAEATTEERRPSPFLSNSECLQAHKRYGYVEKDPLDAEALEQEKTQKTSRPFGFSFKLDQNPEKSLNNNTESILREREELKIKDVASKEPFHVRFYKMKHFQHFQYVYNQTAGCQSRLQKLQNNMVLTTQMAKDMFIKIRILGEFKDEDLNLISKKAGRTKLTEGQPIWEAMPVVCFQNHHSSKSKLKEYDIHRKSACHKILIKSDTFYDETDENDDTIINVARNRTHIQEAITSCLEEPINQMLNQWLKDLKSADSSKSSSRIIAEIEAIRKQMTLEDNRDSTACSALLCDETISAVPEEIKNFLFRRPDVNSFGIWRNSSFKILVEETDETMLRRDLTKMNPTFFETYKLEVEKRKMLDRLSNMMQGDQIMAKIQNEDGNYRKGTLGGFVTKTDEEEKKFALTCNHIFPEVDEPAYNQNLEIIGSCLFTTREQSCDFAAIEIEQSFSDKCDVYVKRDDRKKTNAQVYAGNIENIGLVHKIGATTDVTKGNILSPEWHERVLGENWVSIFLVQGIEGNFSEEGDSGSLVFSRPRSVQQNNVDVMGMVFSNKLTVYNNEENEHAENVQDADNISGCFRIHTALDLFKMSQGEDFEVKFQDDLSSSSPSSSLSDDSNEEPI; translated from the exons caGAGACTATGATGACCCAACAAATCCAAAGGTCTATAAATACACGATCAGag GACTTAATTACAACCAGAAGATGCGGATATTTTGAACAAG ACAATTTGGATGTGATAACAAAACCAAAGTCTACACAATCAGAG GACCTGTATAGAAGCCGAAGGTTCGGATATGCAGAAGCAACCACtgaag AACGAAGACCGAGTCCCTTCCTCTCAAACTCGGAG TGCTTACAAGCGCACAAAAGATACGGATATGTTGAAAAGGATCCACTAG ATGCAGAAGCTCTAGAGCAGGAGAAAACACAGAAAACATCTCGACCATTTGGTTTTTCATTCAAACTAGATCAG AATCCAGAAAAAAGTTTGAATAATAATACAGAAAGTATTCTTCGGGAACGGGAAGAACTGAAAATCAAAG ACGTGGCATCAAAAGAACCCTTCCATGTTCGTTTCTACAAGATGAAACACTTTCAACATTTCcaatatgtttataatcaaaCTGCTGGTTGCCAATCCCGCTTACAAAAGCTGCAAAATAACATGGTTTTGACAACCCAAATGGCTAAGGACATGTTCATCAAAATCAGGATCCTTGGAGAGTTTAAAGACGAGGACCTTAACCTAATATCAAAAAAAGCAG GAAGAACAAAATTAACAGAAGGTCAACCCATATGGGAAGCAATGCCTGTTGTTTGCTTTCAAAATCATCATTCAtccaaatcaaaattaaag GAATATGATATCCACCGAAAAAGTGCATGTCACAAAATCCTTATAAAATCGGACACATTTTATGATGAAACAGACGAAAATGACGATACAataatcaacgttgcccgaaaCAGAACACATATTCAAGAGGCAATTACCTCATGCTTGGAAGAACCGATTAATCAGATGCTAAATCAATGGTTGAAAGATCTTAAAAGTGCAGATTCAAGCAAATCTTCATCAAGAATAATTGCTGAAATAGAGGCAATTCGCAAACAGATGACGTTGGAGGACAATAGAGATTCAACTGCTTGTTCTGCTCTACTATGCGATGAAACAATATCCGCTGTCCCTGAAGAaatcaaaaactttttatttag AAGGCCCGATGTAAATTCTTTTGGAATATGGAGAAATTCGTCGTTTAAAATCCTTGTCGAAGAAACTGATGAAACCATGTTGAGGCGTGATCTAACTAAAATGAACccaacattttttgaaacatataaaTTAGAAGTTGAAAAACGAAAAATGTTAGACAGACTGTCTAATATGATGCAAGGAGATCAAATTATGGCAAAGATACAGAACGAAGATGGAAACTATCGAAAAGGAACACTTGGTGGTTTTGTAACAAAGACTGACGAAGAAGAGAAAAAGTTTGCGTTGACTTGCAACCATATATTTCCCGAGGTAGATGAACCTGCGTATAACCAAAATCTTGAAATCATCGGATCCTGCTTGTTTACAACAAGGGAACAATCCTGCGATTTTGCGGCGATCGAAATAGAGCAGTCATTTTCAGACAAATGCGACGTTTATGTCAAAAGAGATGACAGAAAGAAAACCAATGCTCAAGTGTATGCTGGAAATATCGAAAATATTGGACTGGTTCATAAAATAGGAGCCACAACAGATGTTACCAAAGGTAACATTCTTAGTCCCGAATGGCATGAAAGGGTTCTCGGTGAGAATTGGGTGTCCATTTTTCTTGTACAGGGGATTGAAGGAAATTTTTCTGAGGAAGGCGATAGTGGATCGCTAGTTTTCTCAAGACCACGAAGTGTGCAACAAAATAATGTTGATGTCATGGGTATGGTATTTTCCAATAAATTAACGGTGtataataatgaagaaaacgAACATGCTGAAAATGTTCAAGATGCAGATAATATTTCTGGTTGTTTTCGCATACATACAGCTCTTGACCTATTTAAGATGAGCCAAGGGGAAGATTTTGAAGTAAAATTTCAGGATGATCTGTCGTCATCATCGCCTTCGTCGTCACTTTCTGATGATTCGAACGAAGAACCCATTTGA